One window of Chloroflexota bacterium genomic DNA carries:
- a CDS encoding XdhC family protein, whose amino-acid sequence MADVLLDQIYQLNRAGESFAVATVVRAEKPISAKPGDKALITSDGALQGWIGGGCAQDTVIREAKKAIHEGQPRFLRLIGKGASMTEKTEGILEFPITCHSGGTLDIYIEPVLPRPQLILFGNSPVALTLAKLARILNFEIDVFDPLATRDEFPDADAVASVFDRAACVVRPLSFVVVATQGHDDEFALETAARSGAPYIAFVASKKKFASRVDYLRERGVSDEDIARIQAPAGLDLGAATPDEIAVSILAEIIQVHRQHLAPQKVHAGQVVAAVEEMVVAEAQDPVCGMMVELAGARYISEQAGTRYYFCAASCKSAFDRAPEKFLTQNVGG is encoded by the coding sequence ATGGCAGACGTTCTCCTTGACCAGATTTATCAACTCAATCGTGCGGGCGAGTCGTTCGCAGTGGCGACGGTGGTGCGCGCCGAGAAACCGATCTCGGCAAAGCCGGGCGACAAGGCGCTCATCACAAGCGACGGCGCGCTCCAGGGTTGGATCGGCGGCGGCTGCGCGCAGGACACCGTGATTCGCGAAGCGAAGAAAGCGATTCACGAAGGACAGCCGCGTTTTTTGCGGCTCATTGGCAAAGGCGCGTCCATGACCGAAAAAACAGAAGGCATCCTCGAATTTCCGATCACGTGTCACAGCGGCGGTACGCTCGATATTTACATCGAGCCAGTTTTGCCGCGCCCGCAGTTGATTCTGTTCGGGAATTCGCCGGTCGCGCTCACGCTGGCGAAACTCGCGCGTATCTTGAATTTTGAAATTGATGTGTTCGATCCGCTCGCAACGCGCGACGAATTTCCGGATGCCGATGCGGTCGCGTCCGTTTTTGATCGCGCTGCGTGCGTCGTGCGCCCGTTATCCTTCGTCGTCGTGGCGACGCAGGGACACGACGACGAATTCGCGCTCGAAACGGCGGCGCGGAGCGGCGCGCCGTACATCGCGTTCGTCGCGAGCAAAAAGAAATTCGCGAGCCGCGTGGATTACTTGCGCGAACGCGGCGTGAGCGACGAGGATATCGCGCGCATACAAGCGCCGGCCGGATTGGATCTCGGCGCGGCGACGCCGGATGAAATCGCGGTGAGTATTCTCGCGGAGATCATTCAGGTGCATCGCCAGCATCTTGCGCCGCAAAAAGTACACGCCGGGCAAGTGGTTGCGGCGGTCGAAGAGATGGTCGTGGCAGAAGCCCAGGACCCGGTTTGCGGGATGATGGTCGAGCTCGCCGGGGCGCGCTATATTTCTGAGCAAGCCGGTACGCGGTACTATTTTTGCGCCGCCAGTTGCAAGAGCGCGTTCGACCGCGCGCCGGAAAAATTCCTTACGCAGAACGTGGGAGGATAA
- a CDS encoding MoxR family ATPase, whose translation MFNTIDEIQQRLTENGYIVDRGLATAIFIALTLPKPLFLEGEAGVGKTEVAKVLARILATRLIRLQCYEGLDVNTAVYEWNYQRQILEIRLLEAEGVARDAARKNIFSEEFLLKRPLLQAIENHSDRAPVLLIDELDRADEEFESFLLELLSDWQITIPELGTLRAQQPPIVVITSNRTREIHDALKRRCIYHWIDLPAFEKELQIVRAKVPGISEALAQQIVTFVQELRRQDLYKLPGIAETLDWAQTLLALKANALDETTIKNTLGVLLKYQDDVQKISDQYSREASSVQSSEH comes from the coding sequence ATGTTCAACACGATTGACGAAATCCAGCAGCGACTAACTGAAAATGGGTACATCGTGGATCGCGGTCTCGCCACCGCGATTTTTATCGCGCTGACTTTGCCCAAGCCGCTGTTTCTCGAAGGCGAAGCCGGCGTCGGCAAGACCGAGGTCGCCAAGGTGCTCGCGCGCATCCTTGCTACGCGCTTGATACGATTGCAGTGCTACGAGGGATTGGACGTTAACACGGCGGTGTACGAATGGAATTACCAGCGGCAGATTCTCGAAATTCGTTTGCTCGAAGCGGAAGGCGTCGCGCGCGACGCCGCGCGCAAAAATATCTTCTCCGAAGAATTTCTCCTCAAGCGCCCGCTGTTGCAAGCCATCGAGAATCATTCCGACCGCGCGCCGGTGTTGCTAATTGACGAACTCGATCGCGCGGACGAAGAGTTTGAAAGTTTTCTCTTGGAACTCTTGTCCGATTGGCAAATCACGATTCCAGAGTTGGGCACGTTGCGCGCGCAACAACCCCCGATTGTCGTCATCACGTCGAACCGCACGCGCGAGATTCACGACGCGCTCAAACGCCGATGTATTTATCACTGGATTGATCTGCCGGCGTTTGAAAAAGAATTGCAGATCGTCCGCGCCAAGGTTCCTGGTATCTCCGAAGCGCTGGCGCAACAGATTGTCACGTTCGTTCAGGAACTGCGCCGGCAGGATTTGTACAAACTTCCTGGCATCGCCGAGACACTCGATTGGGCGCAAACGTTGCTCGCGCTCAAAGCGAACGCGCTGGATGAAACGACGATCAAGAATACGCTGGGGGTGCTGTTGAAATACCAGGATGACGTTCAGAAAATCAGTGATCAGTATTCGCGCGAAGCGTCCAGTGTTCAGTCCTCTGAACATTGA
- a CDS encoding VWA domain-containing protein, which produces MSDYFLSNLLIFARVLRDAGVDVAMEQVSDLARILRVIGVASREDVRHAARALFVRRYADRAIFDRAFELFFRIQGFPTQAVIDPTQEPVRRVDRPKTIQHWAERETRRAENASSAQTPTDIATIKISSPSETLRQKHFDQFTEDEIRATRQLIAAMDWRIGERQTRRRKNSPRRGQVDFTRLMRQNLKFGAEIFQLPKRQPKFKPRSLIVLADVSGSMERYTRMILHLLHALSHAEFATNVEAFLFGTRLTRITPDLRRRNVDNALARVAQRVPDWSSGTRIGDALKRFNFAWARRVLRAGAVVLILSDGWDCGKLELLRDEMARLQRSCFRLMWLSPLVAADGARDATQGLQVALPFVDDFLSVYNLASLEMLVAKLETLTEVRALRRQHPRARIPAREEITLPRFMDVPQMGTSNYVRRTMTLQNVDGTPRFRYEDNSE; this is translated from the coding sequence ATGTCTGATTACTTCCTCTCCAACCTCCTCATCTTTGCGCGCGTCCTGCGCGACGCCGGTGTGGATGTGGCGATGGAGCAAGTGAGCGACCTGGCGCGCATCCTGCGTGTGATCGGCGTCGCGTCGCGGGAGGATGTGCGCCACGCCGCGCGCGCGTTGTTCGTGCGACGCTATGCCGACCGCGCCATTTTTGATCGCGCGTTCGAGCTGTTCTTCCGCATCCAGGGTTTCCCGACACAAGCGGTGATTGATCCGACCCAGGAACCCGTGCGCCGGGTTGATCGTCCCAAGACGATTCAACACTGGGCAGAGCGCGAAACTCGCCGCGCGGAAAACGCGTCGTCCGCTCAAACGCCGACCGATATTGCCACCATCAAAATTTCTAGTCCAAGCGAAACGCTGCGACAAAAACATTTCGATCAGTTCACCGAAGATGAGATTCGCGCGACGCGACAATTGATCGCGGCGATGGACTGGCGCATCGGTGAACGCCAAACACGGCGTAGAAAGAATTCGCCGCGCAGAGGACAAGTGGATTTTACTCGCTTGATGCGTCAAAACCTCAAGTTCGGCGCGGAGATATTTCAGTTGCCCAAGCGTCAGCCGAAATTCAAACCACGTTCGCTCATCGTGCTGGCGGACGTGAGCGGTTCGATGGAACGCTACACGCGGATGATACTGCACTTGCTCCACGCCTTGAGTCACGCCGAGTTTGCAACGAACGTCGAGGCGTTCCTGTTTGGCACGCGCCTCACGCGCATCACGCCGGATTTGCGTCGGCGGAACGTGGACAACGCGCTCGCGCGCGTGGCGCAACGCGTCCCCGATTGGTCGAGCGGTACGCGTATTGGCGACGCGCTCAAGCGATTCAACTTTGCGTGGGCGCGCCGCGTTCTACGCGCCGGCGCGGTCGTTCTCATTCTTAGCGACGGTTGGGATTGCGGCAAGCTCGAATTACTGCGCGATGAAATGGCGCGCTTGCAACGGAGTTGTTTCCGCTTGATGTGGCTCAGTCCGTTAGTCGCCGCAGACGGCGCGCGCGATGCGACCCAGGGATTGCAGGTCGCGCTGCCCTTCGTGGATGATTTCTTGTCGGTGTACAACTTGGCGAGTTTGGAAATGCTCGTCGCCAAACTGGAAACGCTGACCGAGGTTCGCGCCCTGCGGCGTCAACACCCGCGCGCGCGCATTCCCGCGCGTGAGGAGATCACCCTGCCCAGGTTTATGGACGTGCCGCAAATGGGAACCAGCAATTATGTGCGTCGGACGATGACGCTTCAAAACGTTGACGGAACACCGCGTTTTCGATACGAGGATAATTCGGAATAG